The Neochlamydia sp. S13 genome has a segment encoding these proteins:
- a CDS encoding ankyrin repeat domain-containing protein has protein sequence MEPIVNHFLNKFFYEKDQPEACKNRMSFVEKRQDRRPYENLFLVELGPRHLCQAGIEEKNRISKIQIFADKKILLIKSEGEQVELSSYFSNIPSLMATNGAKSYVENHFFKLHQLSSGDYKLESYARGLGGGKARAIHKAVKKGNVKQLKKIIEIEIKKKNRYSIDVVDEKNNTALVLACASKKTNLEIIKILIAAGSELDFSGSHTPLTAACSVGDLSLVNYLIEQGANVNTVDQSNQSPLYHACNEAQIHFDIIHSLISAGANLHQTTDDNQTCLHTASEKGNVEVVNLLIQQGIDVHVLDKTGRSALHYACCVNGNQSLKIIEYLVNAGADPNQKDNANKTPLMFAYKHSNFAAVHYLIPITKDLDTYDEEGYSILHKACILRQESIVRLLLEYGADVNLVALNEGGSTPLMEACFLHKTERNANIVDLLIDAGADINIANEVNSDTALIFACRGRGNVDMKIVHRLVEAGANLNHVNREGITALGVAKSCKVSACVAYLSSNPQPVHMSHNRPIFVRKAYNEATKECATQVASRSVRMLITTGKNISSQERKEIFNIIIDQLGSSDFFASLVGEDYEKTNSRNKLAEEIKKELDLLFSSGFELSEVKQSIKYAIAQWKALQAPRPSAYLPQEGPTTTTQATDSQCNLSDTASIISGAAQIAGTVFSVL, from the coding sequence ATGGAGCCTATAGTAAACCATTTTTTAAATAAATTTTTTTATGAAAAAGATCAACCTGAAGCATGCAAGAATCGCATGTCTTTTGTCGAAAAAAGGCAAGATAGAAGACCATACGAGAATCTATTCTTAGTCGAGCTTGGCCCCAGGCACTTATGTCAGGCAGGCATTGAGGAGAAAAATAGGATTTCTAAAATTCAAATTTTTGCCGATAAAAAAATTCTTCTTATAAAATCAGAAGGCGAGCAAGTAGAACTTTCCTCCTATTTTAGTAATATACCTTCTTTAATGGCAACAAACGGGGCTAAATCGTATGTAGAAAATCATTTTTTCAAACTTCATCAATTAAGTAGCGGAGATTACAAATTGGAATCTTATGCAAGGGGATTGGGGGGAGGGAAAGCAAGGGCTATCCATAAAGCAGTCAAAAAGGGAAATGTAAAGCAGCTAAAGAAAATTATTGAAATTGAAATTAAAAAAAAGAATCGTTATTCCATTGATGTAGTAGATGAAAAAAATAATACCGCTCTAGTCTTAGCCTGTGCTAGCAAAAAAACTAATCTAGAAATAATAAAAATTTTAATTGCAGCAGGGTCTGAATTAGATTTTAGCGGAAGCCATACTCCCTTAACTGCAGCCTGCAGCGTGGGCGATCTTAGCCTTGTTAACTATTTGATAGAGCAAGGGGCGAATGTAAATACAGTAGATCAATCTAATCAATCCCCCCTTTATCATGCCTGTAATGAAGCACAAATTCATTTTGACATCATTCACAGCCTTATAAGTGCAGGGGCTAATCTTCATCAAACTACCGACGATAACCAAACATGCTTGCATACTGCTTCCGAAAAAGGTAATGTGGAAGTTGTAAACCTTCTAATCCAGCAGGGAATAGATGTACATGTTTTGGATAAAACGGGTCGATCTGCACTTCATTACGCCTGCTGCGTTAATGGTAATCAGAGCCTAAAGATTATCGAGTATTTAGTTAACGCTGGTGCTGACCCCAATCAGAAAGATAACGCTAACAAGACTCCTCTAATGTTTGCTTACAAACATTCTAATTTTGCAGCCGTTCATTATCTTATTCCCATAACAAAAGATCTTGATACATATGATGAAGAAGGCTACTCAATCCTGCATAAGGCTTGTATATTGAGGCAGGAATCAATTGTTAGGCTTCTACTTGAATATGGTGCTGATGTAAATCTTGTGGCTTTGAATGAAGGAGGCTCGACTCCCTTAATGGAAGCTTGCTTTTTACATAAGACTGAGAGGAATGCTAATATTGTAGATTTATTGATAGACGCAGGTGCTGATATTAATATAGCAAATGAGGTAAATTCTGACACTGCGCTTATTTTTGCATGTCGAGGTCGAGGAAATGTTGATATGAAAATTGTGCATAGATTAGTTGAAGCAGGCGCCAACCTCAATCATGTTAATCGTGAAGGTATTACAGCATTAGGAGTAGCTAAGTCATGTAAGGTTTCAGCTTGCGTTGCTTATTTAAGTTCAAATCCTCAACCGGTTCACATGAGCCATAATCGCCCCATTTTTGTACGTAAAGCCTATAATGAAGCAACTAAAGAATGTGCTACTCAAGTAGCAAGTAGATCAGTTAGAATGCTTATAACGACGGGCAAAAATATATCAAGCCAAGAACGTAAGGAAATTTTTAACATTATTATTGATCAGTTAGGTTCTAGTGACTTTTTTGCTTCGTTAGTGGGGGAAGACTATGAAAAAACTAATTCTAGAAATAAGCTTGCTGAGGAGATTAAGAAAGAATTGGATTTATTATTTAGCAGTGGGTTTGAACTCAGTGAAGTCAAGCAAAGTATAAAATATGCCATCGCTCAATGGAAAGCATTGCAAGCGCCACGTCCATCTGCTTACCTCCCCCAGGAGGGGCCGACCACGACAACACAAGCCACTGACAGTCAATGTAACTTGAGCGACACGGCATCAATAATAAGTGGTGCAGCACAAATTGCTGGTACTGTATTTAGTGTGCTCTAA